TCTGATCTACAGAACTGTTGCATCGGGCATTCATTCGGGAGGAAACCATGTACACACGCTCGGCAATTTTCGAAGGCAGGATACACCCCGGCCGGGAGGAGGAGTTTTTCCGTATCGTCGAGGAGAAATTGCTGCCGGTCTGGAAACGTATGCCGAATGCGCAGGCCGTGCGGGTGATGCGAACCGAGCGCACCGACCCGGATGCCGCCTCGATCATCATGGTGCAGGAAATCGACTATCCTTCGATGGAAGCGGTGGAGGAAGCACTGGCCTCGCCAGTCCGGCTGGAAGGCCGGGTGCTGACGGACGAGATGATGAGCATGTGCGACGGACGTTTTTACCATCTGGTCTATAGCCGCGTCGCATGAATCCGGTGCACGCCGCACTGATCTCAAATCATACGGCGTGCTTTCCCCTGATATCTTCGTGTATGTCTTGTCCTGAAACGGTTCGAATTTAGGGAGACATGCTTTGGTGGAGCGCACGCCCTTGGCCGCAGCGTTAGTCACGTCAAAAAAAGCAACCATGAGCGACGTCTCGAAACTCGCGGGCGTCTCCAAGATGACTGTCTCGCGGGTGCTGGCCGATCCTGCGCTGGTGTCGGAAGAGACACGCCAGAAGGTGATGAAGGCCATCGAGAAGCTCGGATACGTGCCTGATCGAATCGCCGGTTCGCTGTCTTCCCGGCGCACCAATTTCATCACCGCCATCCTGCCGACACTCACCAACTCCAACTTCGCCGACAGCGCCCAGGGGTTGGCCAAAGCGCTGCGCGCCGCCGATTATCAATTGCTGATCGGCTACACGATGTACGATCTTCAGGAAGAAGAGCGCGTCATTCGCACCATGATGGAGCGGCGTCCCGACGCGATTGTCGTTGCCGGCACGGTGCATACCAAGATGGCGAGCGAGGTTTTGATGCGTGCCGGTATTCCCATCGTGGAAATCTGGGATGTTCCGGAACACCCGATCGACCACGCGGTTGGCTTTTCCAACTACGAAGTAGGAAGAAACGCCGCCAAATACCTGATATCACTTGGCTTAAAGCGTATAGGCGCGCTCGGCTCCAGAGCCGATGGCGCTGTGAACGACTGGCGCGGCGAAAGCCGTCTTGTCGGGTTTGCCGCCGCGTTGCGCGAAGCCGGCATTTCCGATGATCTCATCATCCGCGAGGGCAGTGCGCCGGTCTCCTACGATCACGGGGCAAAAACGCTCGGCTCGCTGCTTGCTAAGGCACCCGATGTCGAGGGTATTTTCGCCGTCTCCGATATTTCCGCCGTCGGCGCGCTGATGGAATGTCATCGCCGCGGCATTCCCGTGCCCGATCAAATTTCCATCCTCGGATTCGGCGATTTCGATATCAGCCGCCAATGTTACCCGGCGATTTCAACGATCCGGGTCGATGCCCAGATGATCGGCCGCAAGGCGGGCGAATTGCTGCTTTCTATATTGGAGCCGGAGAAGGGTGCTGTCGTGCCGGAAGGCGCGCGGGTGGATGTCGGGTTCGAACTGATCGTACGCGAGACGACGAAGAGAGTGGCTGGTTGATCCCCTCTCGTCATTCATCCCTATGCTTATCACAGGGATGAAGGAGTGGTGACCTATCGCCTTACCTCGCACCCCACGTATCCGTCAGGCGGTAGCCCTCCGGCCACGGATCGGACGGATCGAGCATGTGTTGGTGAATACCCGTGATCCAGCCACGACCGGAGATTTCCGGCAGGATGGCCGGACGCTCGCCGACTGTTGTGGTTCCGAGGATACGGCCGGTGAAGGTCGAGCCGATCAGGGATACCGCCGTCAGCGTTTCACCTTCTTTCATCTCGCCGCGTGCATGCAGCACCGCCATGCGGGCTGAAAGTGCCGTGCCGGTCGGCGAGCGATCCACCTTGCCCGGCTGGATGGCGACGGCCGCCCCTGCCCTGAGGCCTTCCGCCGTGCGCTCCACCTTGCCGGCGAAGAGGCAGAAGGAAAAATGTTTCCAGTCGGGGTTTTCGGGATGGTCGAAACCCAAAACCCTGTTGGCGGCATTGGTGATGCGCACGCCGAGGCGGGCGATCTCATGCGCCTCTTCCGGCTTCAGGCTGAAACCCATTGCCTCGGCATCGACGATGACGAAGCTATCGCCGCCATAGGCAGTGTCCACTTTCAGCTTACCAAGACCTTCGACCTCGAGTTCAGCATCGAGCCTCGCGGCAAAGCTCGGCAGGTTCTGCACGAAAATGCGCTCGGCCTTGCCGTTGCGGCATTCGGCGCGCACCTTCACCAGCCCGCCGGGTGCTTCCAAAAGCATATGGGTTTCCGGCTCCTGCATCGGCACGATGCCGCCATCCAGAAGTACCGTGGAAACGCAGATGGAGTTCGAGCCGGACATGGGCGGGGTGTCTTCCGGCTCCATGATGATGAAGGCGGCATCCGCGTCAGGATGTTTCGGCGGCACGAGAAGGTTCACATGGCGGAACACGCCGCCGCGCGGTTCGTTGAGCACGAAATTGCGCAGGGTCTCATCCCGGGCGATGAAACGGCTCTGTTCCCAGATCGTTTCACCCGGCGGCGGCCTGACGCCACCGACGATCACATCCCCCACCTCACCTTCCGCATGGGCGGAAATGACATGAACGGTCTTTATGCTGCGCATTCGAAACTCCTCAGGAAAGCCAGGATGGAAGGCGGGAACTCGCCCGGCCGGTCAGCGCGCTTTCGACGCAATCGGCAAGGCTGCCGAAGCGCACGGCGCGGCCGCTGAGGCCCGGACCGTAATGGGCGTATTTGCCGGAATTGGTCATCAGCGCGCGGGTCTTCGTTGGAAAGACGGGCTCGGAAATCGAACACCAGCAGAGATCCGGCAGCACCTGCACGCCGCTGTCCTTCAGGCTCTGCAGCGTGCCATCCTTGCCGGCCGCGTCGATGACCTGCTGACCGGCGGTGACGATGACGGCGACATCCGTATGGCGCTTGCGGCCGGCGAACACGGCCGCCAGCGCCCGACATTCCTCCAGCGAGGCATGCGGACTGCCGATGGCGACGAGCTGGACCTCTTCCGGCCCCTCGTTTAGAAGCGACCAGCCGGTGGCCATATCGGCAAGCGAAATGGCCACGGTCCCGGCGGTTTCGAGCGGCGCAAGTCCCGCTTCCGGCGTCACGCCCTCGATATGCAGCATGGGTGAAGCGGAGGTGGTACCGAAGGCGGCGCAGAGTGCTTTCAGTTCATCCCGGGAGGGTTTTGCGGCCCCGAGACCACGCAGCAGCGGAATACAATCCGGTGCGGCCTTGCCGGCGAGATAACCGACGAGCGGCCAGAAGGCGTCATCAATGCCGGCTGGCAGAGCCACATCGACGATGCGCTGCGGCCGGCGGTTTTCTTCCAGATAAACGCCAGAAAGCGGCGCCCTGCCCGTCATCGCAATACAGAGGTCGAGAAAGTCAGGATGTTTGGCGGTGCGGGCGCCGAGCACCGTATTGGCGAAGATCACCGCATTCGATTCGGCCCAGGCGATCGATTCGCCGGCATTCGGCGCGCTGTCGAGCAGGTAAGGCGAACAGGTGAAGGTGGGACGACAGCCCATGCGCACATAGGCGTCGGCCAGTCTTGCGGCGGGATCGCCGAAATCCTCCGGCACGCCCTGTGCGCGCCAATTGGCCTTGTCCACCGAGATGGCGTTCATGGTGGTCGGCACCCGCACATTGCCGCCCATGTCGGCCATTTTTTCCGCGAAGGTGAGGTTGGCGGGGCTGGCATAGATGCAGCCGTCGATATGGCCCTGGGTGACATCGACAAGCGCCGACGCGCCCTGCTGGGCCGCCATGGCGACGATGATGCGCATCGCCTGACGCACGGCGATGCCGTCACGCCCTTCAAGCATAGCCCTATCGTCGTCCTCAAGGTCGAGATGCGCCGTCGCCGGCGGAGCGATGGCAAGTGAAACACCGTCGGCCTTGATGGTATTCGCATCGATGCTAACATGGGCAGCTTGGGAAAAGCGGGCGAAAGTTTCTGCATCGAGGCGGAGGACCGGCAGAGCCTTGTCGAACATTTCCGCTGCAACGAGGGCACCAAGCGTCAGAACATCTTCAGCCTCGCAGAAAACCAGCGCCGAAGGCGCACGGCCGGTGAGGATGAGATCGAGCAGAACGCCCGAGCCGGTGCAGGAGCCGCGACTGGTCGGCATGAACAGCACGCCGCCGGTGAGACAGACGCCATGCAGCGGGTGATGCACATCGATCACTTTGCCGGTGGCGGGATCGACCCCGCCCCAGAAGCTCAGCGCCTCAGTCGTGGCGATGACCTTGCCTTCGGCGGCACCGGCCAGAATGCTGCGTGCCTCGGGAGCGGTGACTGGCGAAACGGCAGAAGACATCGAAAATCTCCCTAAAGCATTTCCAGTAAAACTGCGTAGCGGTTTTACGCCCGGAAAATGCGTGAAAAAAGCTAGAGAATTTTTGCGTTTCGAAGAAAAGCCAAAATTCTCTAGAAACGTTGTGGCGAAAATGCCCTTGTATCGATGGCGGGTTTTTGCCCCGTCAGAAGATCGGCAACGATGCGGGCCGTGCCCGCCGATTGCGTCAGCCCCAGATGCCCGTGGCCGAAAGCATAAACCACCCTTGCCGTGTGCCGCGCTTGCCCGATGGCCGGCAGGCTGTCCGGCAGCGACGGACGAAAGCCCATCCACTGCTTGCCGCCCTCGGTTTTCAGGCCGGGCAGGAAGGCTTTCGCCTTGGCCAGAAGCGCCTCGGAACGGGCGAAATTGGCTGGAAGCTCCAGCCCGCCCAATTCCACCGCGCCACCGACGCGGATACCAGAGGAAAGCCGGGTGACAACGAAACCATGGCCACCGAAGGTGACCTGCGTGCGCAGATCGAAAGCGCCTGAAGGCAGGGTGGTATTATACCCCCGTTCGGTTTCCAGCGGAATTTTTTCCCCAAGCGAACGGGCAATGCGATGCGAGAACGCACCGGCCGCCAGCACTACCCTGCCAGCCTTGCGGGTGCGGCCATCGTGGCTCACCACCTCGACGCCATCTTCCCGTGGTCTGAGAGAAGCGACATCAAGGCATTCGATACGGCCGCCAATGGTGCGGAAATGGTCGGCCAGCGCCTGCGTATAGAACTTGGGATCAGCGATGGAATACCAGCCGGGCGTGAACGTGCCGCAGGTGAAACGCGAAGCAATGCCGGGCTGTATCTCGGCCATCTGCTCGGCGTTTAGATGCCCGAACTCGATGCCATGGCGTTCGCGCGCCTTCCAGCCGGGAAGCGAGCTCTCGAATTCGGCCTCGCTTTCATAGACTTGAAGGTTGCCCTCTTTGCGAAGCATGGCAATGGTGTCGGTCCTTTTAAGAAACGGCTCAAGCTCTGCTTTGGAAAGGTCCATCAGCGCCGTCTGCGCGGCGGTGGAATTCTCTACGTTGGACGCAGCGCAGGCCCGCCAGAAGCGGAACATCCATGGCGCGATCTTCAGCGCATAGGCCGGTGGCACGCTGAGTGGCCCCAGCGGATCGATGAGCCATTTCGGCGCTTTCCAGAGAATGCCCGGCGAAGCGAGCGGCAGGATATCGGTGAAGGCGAAAGCGCCGGCATTGCCTGCCGAAGCGCCCGCAGCCGGTCCCTCGCGATCGATGACCGTGACCGAGAGGCCGCGGCCCTGCGCGGCGATCGCTGCCGAGAGGCCGACGACGCCGGCCCCTATGACGATGACATCATGTGCAGGCATTACCGGACGCTCGCCAGGAACTTCTGGGTTTCTGGATGCTGCGGCGCGCCGAACAGCTGGTCCGGCGTGCCGATTTCCGCCATCACGCCCTGATGGAAGAAGGCGACGCGGTTCGAGACATCGCGAGCGAAGGCCATTTCGTGGGTGACACAGATCATCGTCATGCCTTCATCCGCCAGCATCTTCAGCGTATCGAGCACTTCGCCAACCAGCATCGGATCGAGCGCCGAAGTCACTTCGTCGAACAGCATATATTCCGGCGACATGGCAAGTGCGCGGGCAATCGCCATACGCTGCTGCTGGCCGCCCGACATGCGGTTCGGATAGACCTTCAGCTTTTCGGCAAGGCCGACATGGGTGAGTTGCTTCACCGCGATCTCCTCAGCTTTCTCCTTGGAGATGCCGAGTACCTTGCGCGGCGCCAGCATGACGTTTTCCAGCACCGTCAGATGCGGAAAGGCGTTCCATTGCTGGAAGACGATGCCGACCTTGCGGCGCAGCTTGTTAAGGTCAGTCGACTTGGCATGCACTTCCGTGCCGTCGATGACGATCTTGCCGCTATCGATCGGCTCTAGGCCGTTGATGCAGGTGAGCAGCGTCGATTTGCCGGAGCCGGAACCGCCGATGATGGTGACGACCTCGCCCTTGTTGACGGTGAGGTTGATCCCTTTCAGAACCTCCAGCGGGCCGAAGGATTTGCGGACGTTTTCGATCTCAATCATTGGGGGACCACCGTCTTTCGAGATACCCGCCGAAACGGGCGATGGGGAAGCTGATAAGGAAATAGATGGCGCCGCAGATCATCAGGATGGTCAGCGGTTCCTGCAGGCGGGTCACGAGGATCTGCGAGGCGCGCAGAAGCTCGATGAGGCCGAGCCACAGGACGAGGGCCGAATCTTTCATGACACCGAGCGTCAGCCCGATCCACGAGGGCAGCGACACGCGGGTGGCGAGCGGCAGCACGATGTAACGCATGTCCTGCGACCAAGTCATGCCGAGCGACCGGCAGGCGCGGCGCGTATTGGACGGCACGGCGCCGATGCCGCCGCGCACGATCTCGGTGCAATAGGCCGCCGTATAAAGCGACAGCACCACGCAGGAGGTGGTGAAAGGCGGCCAGCCGAGCTTGGCGATCGACTGGAAGGCATTGCCGAGCACCAACTGGATGAGCAGCGGCACGGAGCGGAAAATATCCAGAACGAAGGTCAGCGGCAGCGACCAGTAAGGGCCGAACTGGAAACGGATGATGCCGAAGATGATCCCCATGATGGTGCCTGCCGTCACGGCAACGGCGGTGACGGCAAGCGTCATGCCGGCACCCTTGGCCAGGAAGGCGAGATCACTCCAGGTGAGAGCGGTTTCAAACATGGCTCACCTCTCTCAGTAACGGAACAGACGCGCGGCCAGCAATCTGGCGGCGAGCGTGACGATCTTGGCGATCACGTAATAGATGACCGCGGCGAGCGCGAAGAATTCGAAGGTGCGGAACGAGCGCGCATTGAGCGCCTGCGTCACACCGGCGAGATCCGTATTCATGCCAACCGTGACACCGAGCGAGGTCATCAGGATCGCCCAGACCATCTGGTTGGTGGCCGGCAGGAACGCAACGCGCAGCATCTGCGGCAGAATGATGAGCCGGAAGGTCTGCATCGAGGTCATGCCGAGCGAACGACCCGACCGCGTCTGCGTGTCCGGTATCGCTTTCAGGGCGCCGCGGAAATTTTCCGCGAGATAACCGGCATTGTTGAAGGCGATGCCGACCAGAAGTGCTGTATAGGGGCTGAGGTGAATGCCGAAATTGCCGAGCCCGAAATGGGCCATGTAAATCTGGAACAGCGCCGGCGTGTTGCGGGCGATTTCTACCCAGACGGAGGCGAGAGCCCCGAGAATGCGGTTGCCGGAGAGCCGGAACAGCGTCAGCACGATGGCGAAGGTCAGGCCGATCACCATCGACAGAATGGCGATCTGCAGCGTTACCACCGCACCGTCCAGAAGCTGCGGCAAAGCCTTCAGCGCCTGATTCCAGTGGAATGTATAATTGAACATGAAGCGTCCCGCCTTTTCAGAAACGATCAACGGCGCGATCATTTTGACCGCGCCGTTTACGAAAAGTCCTGATCAGCGATAAACGCCGTTGACGGTGAGCGAGGGAACCTCGCCGCCAACCCATTTCTTGTAGAGTTCGGCGTAACGGCCGGTGCGAACCTGCTGGTTGATGAAGAGGTTCAGGTAGTTGATGAAGCCGTATTCGTCACGGTTGGTGAAGAGCGCGACATAATCGATGTCGTAAGGCGCCTTGCCGACGACCGAGATGCCGGTGAACTTGCCGCCCTTAACGTTGGACTGCGCAACCGTCGAGGTGGAAACCGTGGCGTCGATCTGGCCCTGGCTGAGAGCGAGGAACACATCTGCCTGCGTCTGGTACGGACGGAATTCGCCTACGCCCCATTCCTTGACCGACTTTTCAAGCGCTATGGCTTCGAAGGTGCCGGCGGTTGCGCCAACCGTCTTGCCCTTCATGTCCTCAAAGGACTTGATACCCGACTTGTCGTTGGCGGTAACGGCCATTTCGAAGGCGAAGTAAGGCACGGTCATGCCGACGGTCTTGGCGCGCTCCAGCGTATCGGAGGTCGAGGCAACACCGACATCCACGCGGCCGGACATCAGCGCCGGAATACGCTCCGGGAACGGCGTTTCGACGATTTCAGCCGTGACGCCCAGCGCCTTGGCGAGGTCGTTGCAATAATCGACGTCGAATCCGATCGGATTGTTCGCGTCATCACGCGCACCCATCGGCGGGAAGTCGAGCACGACGGCGCAACGCAGGGTGCCGGACGAAATAATGTCGTCAAGCTTGTCGGCCTTGGCCGGGGTGATAGCGGAAGTAGCGGCCAAGAGGCCGGCGAAAATGACCGATTTTTTCATTCTTTATTTGCTCCCAGAATTGGTCTGCCCTTGAAGGCGAGGCCACTATTTCCCCATGACAGCGATAAATCAATATAAAAATACAATGAGTATACAAAAAGAATTTTTTTGCATGTGCGAACGAATGAGGTTTGTTAAGCGAGCTGGAAGAAAAACTGTGCGTGGGACAACGTCGGGCTATGTCGCATTCGCCCTTTCCGGCTGAGCGTCGATTTGCACTTGCTTGTGCGGCTTACCAAAAGACACGTTGCATTACTCCCGCCTTTGTATACTTTATGTATTCAAAATGTGCGAGCCCGTATCGGAGGACTATGATGAACGACACGACCACCTTGACCATTGAGGCGCTTTTCCAGCGGGTCGAGTCGATTTTCCGCCGGGCTGGACTGAATGCCGTGCAGTCGGGAGCGCTGGCACGCGTCATCACCGCCGGCGAGCGGGACGCCTGCAAATCGCATGGCATTTACCGCATCGAAGGCGCGCTTCGCACGGTCAAGGCCGGCAAGGTGAAGCCCGATGCGATACCGGAGGTGGCGGAGGACGACGGCACGGCCATTGTGAAGGTCAATGCCATGGGCGGTTTCGCCAACCCCGCCTTCGAGCTTGGCCTGCCGGTTCTGGCGGAGCGCGCGAAACGCCTGGGCGTCGCCGCACTCGTCATCAATGACTGCACGCATTTTTCGGCACTTTGGCCCGAGGTCGAGGGACTGACCTCGAACGGACTGGCAGGGCTTGTGATGTGCCCGAGCTATTCCACCGTCGCACCGACAGGTGGAACCAAGCCGCTGCTCGGCACCAACCCCTTTGCCTTCGGCTGGCCGCGCAAGGACACGTCGCCTTACGTCTTTGATTTCGCGACATCCGTTGCCGCCCGTGGCGAGATAGAACTGCACCGGCGCGCGGGAAAACCCTTGCCGGAAGGATGGGCGGTGGATGCCGAGGGCAACCCGACCACCGAACCCGAGGCGGCGCTTGCCGGCGCCATGCTTCCCTTTGGCGGCCATAAGGGTTCGGCCATCGGCACCATGATCGAGCTTCTCGCCGGAATCATGATCGGCGATCTCACCAGCCCCGAAGTGCTCGATTATCTCGGCACCACCACGCTTGCGCCTTTCCATGGCGAATTGATCGTTGCCTTCTCCCCGGAAGCCTTCGCCAAGGGGCGTCCGGGCGACCCCTTCCAGCGCGCCGAAATGCTGTTCGACGCCATTATCGGCCAGGGCGCCCGCCTGCCCTCCGGCCGCCGCTTTGCCGCCCGCGCGAAATCCGAGAGCGAAGGCGTTACGCTTTCCGCTGCGGAAATGGCCGGCCTCGACCGGCTGCTGGAAAAGGGGCTGGATGCGGTCTCCTGACCGCGTTGAGGATCGGAAATGAAATAGGCCCGCAGATGAAGGCCTTAAGGAATGTCAGCGTCGGAAAACCTCTCCTCCGTCGTGCCGGACTAGATCCGACATCCAGCCACGGCGCGTCTGCGCCGTGAAAGGACTCTCTTGCGATCAAGGACTTGATCGCGCTTGACCCCGGAACAGGTCCGGGGTGACGGAGTGCGGATGCTAAGACTTCGCGGAAAAAAGCGGCGTCAGCAACATTTAGGCCCGCAAATGCGGGCCTAAACGCATAGCAGCGATTCCTCAGGCAGCCTTGCAGGCCTGCACCGCGCCCGGAAGCTTGCTCCAGTCGGCATACCAGCTGTTGAACAGCTTGAACTGCGCTTCGACATAACCACGCTGGCTGTCCGTCAGAGCATCGGTTTCGTTGAAGTGCAGCGTGTATTCCTTGTCGCCCTTCAGCACCATCATGTGCTTGAAATAGAGAACCAGATCCGGGCCTTCATCGAAGGAGGAGAGCACGGCGAGCGCCTGCTCCAGCTCCAGTGCGCGAGCGCGGGCATCCGCGTCACCCTTGGCGGCGGCCTGCGACAACTTGCAGAGATGAATGACTTCCTTCGGCAGCACATTGCCGATGCCGGTGATGGCGCCAGTTGCGCCGCAATTGACGAATCCGTGCACAACGGCGGTATCGACACCGATCATCAGGGTCACTTCGTCATCACGGCTGGTGATGTTTTCAGCGGCATAACGCATATCGGCAGGGCCGCCGAATTCCTTGAAGCCGACGAGATTCTTGTGCTCGGCGCGCAGCGCGAAGAAGAGATCGGCGCGGGTGGCGAAACCGTAATAGGGGCTGTTGTAGATGACGGCCGGAATTTCAGGGGCAGCGGAAAGAATGGCCTTGAAGTGGGCCTTCTGGGCGGCGATGACCGAACCGCGCGACAGAACGCGCGGAATGACCATCAGGCCCTTGGCGCCAACCTTCTGGGCATGGGCAGCGTGCGCCACGGCAGATGCCGTGTTGACCGCGCCGGTGCCGACGATAACAGGGATGCCGGCCTTCACCAGACGCTCCACGCCTTCCATGCGCTGCTCGTCGGTGAGCAGCGGCCAGTCGCCCATCGAGCCGCAATAAACGACGGCGGACATGCCATCGGCGATCAGCTCTTTGCCCTTGCGGACAAGTGCATCGAAATCAGGGGTGCGGTCTTGCCTGCACGGGGTCATCAAGGCGGGGATCACGCCGGAAAAAATGCTGGCCGTCATTATTAGCTCCTAAGGCACATGGTTCTCAGGAATGGACGCAGCAATGCGCCACCCTTTCAACAAGGACATTACTATCTTGTATTTTATTTGTCGACAAGAAATCGACAAGCTACAGACTTATTTCCAGCCGCTCATTTCGCACCAGCAGTTTCTGCACCTGACGCACGATCTGTTCGGCATGTTCGCGTGCCAGTTTTTCGGAAAGAGCGATATCGCGCGCGGCAATGGCCGAAATCATTTCTTCGTGGTCATCGACAAAACGTTTAGGCAGACGATCCTCGTAGGACTGGTAATAAAGCCGCAGAATGCGACGCCCTTCGTCCAGCAGGCGTTTGAAAAGGCTGGTGAAATAGGGGTTGCGGCCGGCCTCGGCGATGGCAAGGTGAAGGGCGGCGTTGGTGGAAATCATCGCCAGCGCATTCTGCTCTTCCACCGCAACGGCAAATTCCGCATTATGCGCCCGGATGCCGGCCAGATCTTCCGGACGGTGATATTGCGCGGCAAGCTGCGTGGTGACCCGGTACATCAGCACCAGCGCATCGAAATAGGTGTGCATGTTGAGGAAATCGATATTCGACACCATGGTCGAGCGGTTCGGCAGCGTATCGATCAGCCCCTCGCCCGAAAGCCTGACCAGGGCCTCACGGATCGGCGTGCGCGACATCTTGAATCGTTCGGCAAGTTGGACCTCATCGATGGGGCTGCCTGGCGGCAGCACCAGATCGAGAATCTCGTCGCGCAGCAGATCATAGACCATCTTCACGCCGGAGCCGCGCTTGCGCTCGGCAGAAGCAATTATATCCGTCATCACCAAATCCCTCTTGTCGACATAAAGAGTACTATTATATTTTTTCGTTATCAACGCCGCGCGGTCGC
The DNA window shown above is from Agrobacterium tumefaciens and carries:
- a CDS encoding LacI family DNA-binding transcriptional regulator translates to MSDVSKLAGVSKMTVSRVLADPALVSEETRQKVMKAIEKLGYVPDRIAGSLSSRRTNFITAILPTLTNSNFADSAQGLAKALRAADYQLLIGYTMYDLQEEERVIRTMMERRPDAIVVAGTVHTKMASEVLMRAGIPIVEIWDVPEHPIDHAVGFSNYEVGRNAAKYLISLGLKRIGALGSRADGAVNDWRGESRLVGFAAALREAGISDDLIIREGSAPVSYDHGAKTLGSLLAKAPDVEGIFAVSDISAVGALMECHRRGIPVPDQISILGFGDFDISRQCYPAISTIRVDAQMIGRKAGELLLSILEPEKGAVVPEGARVDVGFELIVRETTKRVAG
- a CDS encoding trans-3-hydroxy-L-proline dehydratase gives rise to the protein MRSIKTVHVISAHAEGEVGDVIVGGVRPPPGETIWEQSRFIARDETLRNFVLNEPRGGVFRHVNLLVPPKHPDADAAFIIMEPEDTPPMSGSNSICVSTVLLDGGIVPMQEPETHMLLEAPGGLVKVRAECRNGKAERIFVQNLPSFAARLDAELEVEGLGKLKVDTAYGGDSFVIVDAEAMGFSLKPEEAHEIARLGVRITNAANRVLGFDHPENPDWKHFSFCLFAGKVERTAEGLRAGAAVAIQPGKVDRSPTGTALSARMAVLHARGEMKEGETLTAVSLIGSTFTGRILGTTTVGERPAILPEISGRGWITGIHQHMLDPSDPWPEGYRLTDTWGAR
- a CDS encoding aconitase X; its protein translation is MSSAVSPVTAPEARSILAGAAEGKVIATTEALSFWGGVDPATGKVIDVHHPLHGVCLTGGVLFMPTSRGSCTGSGVLLDLILTGRAPSALVFCEAEDVLTLGALVAAEMFDKALPVLRLDAETFARFSQAAHVSIDANTIKADGVSLAIAPPATAHLDLEDDDRAMLEGRDGIAVRQAMRIIVAMAAQQGASALVDVTQGHIDGCIYASPANLTFAEKMADMGGNVRVPTTMNAISVDKANWRAQGVPEDFGDPAARLADAYVRMGCRPTFTCSPYLLDSAPNAGESIAWAESNAVIFANTVLGARTAKHPDFLDLCIAMTGRAPLSGVYLEENRRPQRIVDVALPAGIDDAFWPLVGYLAGKAAPDCIPLLRGLGAAKPSRDELKALCAAFGTTSASPMLHIEGVTPEAGLAPLETAGTVAISLADMATGWSLLNEGPEEVQLVAIGSPHASLEECRALAAVFAGRKRHTDVAVIVTAGQQVIDAAGKDGTLQSLKDSGVQVLPDLCWCSISEPVFPTKTRALMTNSGKYAHYGPGLSGRAVRFGSLADCVESALTGRASSRLPSWLS
- a CDS encoding NAD(P)/FAD-dependent oxidoreductase; protein product: MPAHDVIVIGAGVVGLSAAIAAQGRGLSVTVIDREGPAAGASAGNAGAFAFTDILPLASPGILWKAPKWLIDPLGPLSVPPAYALKIAPWMFRFWRACAASNVENSTAAQTALMDLSKAELEPFLKRTDTIAMLRKEGNLQVYESEAEFESSLPGWKARERHGIEFGHLNAEQMAEIQPGIASRFTCGTFTPGWYSIADPKFYTQALADHFRTIGGRIECLDVASLRPREDGVEVVSHDGRTRKAGRVVLAAGAFSHRIARSLGEKIPLETERGYNTTLPSGAFDLRTQVTFGGHGFVVTRLSSGIRVGGAVELGGLELPANFARSEALLAKAKAFLPGLKTEGGKQWMGFRPSLPDSLPAIGQARHTARVVYAFGHGHLGLTQSAGTARIVADLLTGQKPAIDTRAFSPQRF
- a CDS encoding amino acid ABC transporter ATP-binding protein, which gives rise to MIEIENVRKSFGPLEVLKGINLTVNKGEVVTIIGGSGSGKSTLLTCINGLEPIDSGKIVIDGTEVHAKSTDLNKLRRKVGIVFQQWNAFPHLTVLENVMLAPRKVLGISKEKAEEIAVKQLTHVGLAEKLKVYPNRMSGGQQQRMAIARALAMSPEYMLFDEVTSALDPMLVGEVLDTLKMLADEGMTMICVTHEMAFARDVSNRVAFFHQGVMAEIGTPDQLFGAPQHPETQKFLASVR
- a CDS encoding amino acid ABC transporter permease, with product MFETALTWSDLAFLAKGAGMTLAVTAVAVTAGTIMGIIFGIIRFQFGPYWSLPLTFVLDIFRSVPLLIQLVLGNAFQSIAKLGWPPFTTSCVVLSLYTAAYCTEIVRGGIGAVPSNTRRACRSLGMTWSQDMRYIVLPLATRVSLPSWIGLTLGVMKDSALVLWLGLIELLRASQILVTRLQEPLTILMICGAIYFLISFPIARFGGYLERRWSPND
- a CDS encoding amino acid ABC transporter permease, giving the protein MFNYTFHWNQALKALPQLLDGAVVTLQIAILSMVIGLTFAIVLTLFRLSGNRILGALASVWVEIARNTPALFQIYMAHFGLGNFGIHLSPYTALLVGIAFNNAGYLAENFRGALKAIPDTQTRSGRSLGMTSMQTFRLIILPQMLRVAFLPATNQMVWAILMTSLGVTVGMNTDLAGVTQALNARSFRTFEFFALAAVIYYVIAKIVTLAARLLAARLFRY
- a CDS encoding transporter substrate-binding domain-containing protein yields the protein MKKSVIFAGLLAATSAITPAKADKLDDIISSGTLRCAVVLDFPPMGARDDANNPIGFDVDYCNDLAKALGVTAEIVETPFPERIPALMSGRVDVGVASTSDTLERAKTVGMTVPYFAFEMAVTANDKSGIKSFEDMKGKTVGATAGTFEAIALEKSVKEWGVGEFRPYQTQADVFLALSQGQIDATVSTSTVAQSNVKGGKFTGISVVGKAPYDIDYVALFTNRDEYGFINYLNLFINQQVRTGRYAELYKKWVGGEVPSLTVNGVYR
- a CDS encoding Ldh family oxidoreductase — its product is MNDTTTLTIEALFQRVESIFRRAGLNAVQSGALARVITAGERDACKSHGIYRIEGALRTVKAGKVKPDAIPEVAEDDGTAIVKVNAMGGFANPAFELGLPVLAERAKRLGVAALVINDCTHFSALWPEVEGLTSNGLAGLVMCPSYSTVAPTGGTKPLLGTNPFAFGWPRKDTSPYVFDFATSVAARGEIELHRRAGKPLPEGWAVDAEGNPTTEPEAALAGAMLPFGGHKGSAIGTMIELLAGIMIGDLTSPEVLDYLGTTTLAPFHGELIVAFSPEAFAKGRPGDPFQRAEMLFDAIIGQGARLPSGRRFAARAKSESEGVTLSAAEMAGLDRLLEKGLDAVS
- a CDS encoding dihydrodipicolinate synthase family protein; this translates as MTASIFSGVIPALMTPCRQDRTPDFDALVRKGKELIADGMSAVVYCGSMGDWPLLTDEQRMEGVERLVKAGIPVIVGTGAVNTASAVAHAAHAQKVGAKGLMVIPRVLSRGSVIAAQKAHFKAILSAAPEIPAVIYNSPYYGFATRADLFFALRAEHKNLVGFKEFGGPADMRYAAENITSRDDEVTLMIGVDTAVVHGFVNCGATGAITGIGNVLPKEVIHLCKLSQAAAKGDADARARALELEQALAVLSSFDEGPDLVLYFKHMMVLKGDKEYTLHFNETDALTDSQRGYVEAQFKLFNSWYADWSKLPGAVQACKAA